A region of Clostridium acetobutylicum ATCC 824 DNA encodes the following proteins:
- a CDS encoding class I SAM-dependent methyltransferase, protein MNNNLKNYLDNIKKPWGILFYRVLWQQLDKIKTSKVLDFGSGFGITANHFASNNMVIAIEPNSELVEARIQENDYIQIVGDLKALKSQKDNYFDVILCHNVFEYAKEREEIFKEFLRILKPGGIISLVKHNHAGRIMQKVVFENNIDEAEKLLNGGIIEVLGFGKVSYYKLEDIKKWCKGFEVEIIKVLGIRTFWALQQDNKIKEDPIWQEKMFKIEMMVSNIDEYVNISFFNHIILKKALKNYALE, encoded by the coding sequence GTGAACAATAATTTGAAAAACTATTTAGATAATATAAAAAAACCTTGGGGAATATTATTTTACAGAGTTTTATGGCAGCAGTTAGATAAAATAAAAACTTCTAAAGTTCTTGATTTTGGAAGCGGCTTTGGTATTACAGCAAATCATTTTGCAAGTAATAATATGGTAATTGCAATAGAGCCAAACAGTGAGTTGGTTGAGGCTAGAATACAAGAAAATGATTATATTCAAATTGTCGGAGACCTTAAAGCGTTAAAAAGTCAGAAAGATAATTATTTTGATGTTATACTTTGTCACAATGTCTTTGAGTATGCAAAAGAGAGGGAGGAAATATTTAAAGAGTTTTTAAGAATTCTTAAACCAGGGGGAATAATATCTCTTGTTAAGCATAATCATGCAGGAAGAATAATGCAAAAGGTTGTTTTTGAAAATAATATTGATGAAGCGGAGAAGCTTTTAAATGGCGGAATAATAGAGGTTTTAGGTTTTGGGAAGGTTTCATATTATAAGCTAGAGGATATTAAAAAGTGGTGCAAAGGATTTGAAGTTGAAATTATTAAGGTGCTTGGAATTAGAACTTTTTGGGCGCTCCAGCAGGATAATAAGATTAAGGAAGATCCTATATGGCAGGAAAAGATGTTTAAAATTGAAATGATGGTATCAAATATAGATGAATATGTGAATATATCATTTTTTAATCACATAATTTTGAAAAAGGCATTAAAAAACTATGCTCTTGAATAG
- the rubY gene encoding rubrerythrin RubY has product MKSLKGTKTAENLMKAFAGESQARNRYTFYSNTAKKEGYVQISNIFLETAENERMHAKRFFKFLSEGLDDEAVEINGASYPTTLGDTKKNLIAAAKGENEEWTDLYPSFAKTAEDEGFKGVAAAFRLIAAVEKEHEKRYNALLKNIEENKVFEKDEVKFWKCIKCGYIFEGKTAPKVCPACLHPQAYFEILSENY; this is encoded by the coding sequence ATGAAATCACTTAAAGGTACAAAGACAGCAGAAAATTTAATGAAAGCATTTGCAGGAGAGTCACAGGCTAGAAACAGATATACTTTTTATTCAAATACAGCTAAGAAGGAAGGGTATGTTCAAATATCCAACATATTTTTAGAGACGGCAGAGAACGAAAGAATGCATGCAAAGCGTTTTTTTAAGTTTCTAAGTGAAGGACTAGATGATGAAGCTGTAGAAATAAATGGAGCTTCCTATCCAACTACATTAGGTGATACAAAAAAGAACCTAATTGCAGCTGCTAAAGGAGAAAATGAAGAATGGACAGATTTATATCCTAGTTTTGCAAAGACAGCAGAGGACGAAGGTTTTAAGGGAGTAGCGGCTGCCTTTAGACTTATAGCAGCAGTAGAAAAAGAGCATGAGAAAAGATACAACGCTCTTCTAAAAAATATTGAAGAGAATAAGGTATTTGAAAAAGACGAAGTTAAGTTTTGGAAATGTATAAAATGTGGATATATATTTGAGGGGAAGACTGCTCCAAAAGTTTGTCCAGCATGTCTTCATCCTCAAGCATATTTTGAAATATTAAGTGAAAACTATTAA
- a CDS encoding 6-carboxytetrahydropterin synthase, which produces MQYDEYKFKFYLNASHSIFINGVLGEEHPHTWEITIYTIKFHTGFVIFNDVERYVEKYMKKYQDSYINRIEPFITLNPTLENMCKFFKDNMKALLAEKGWILLSIEISETPTRSYVIDLSREAELKYGLNFEKEDILEEAAINKVKELKKLLEKNVKMV; this is translated from the coding sequence TTGCAGTATGACGAATATAAATTTAAATTTTACCTTAATGCTTCGCATTCAATATTCATAAACGGAGTGCTAGGAGAGGAGCATCCTCATACCTGGGAAATTACAATCTACACTATAAAGTTTCATACTGGTTTCGTTATCTTTAATGATGTTGAGAGGTATGTAGAAAAATATATGAAAAAATATCAGGATTCATATATAAATAGAATTGAACCTTTTATAACTCTGAATCCTACCTTGGAGAATATGTGTAAGTTTTTTAAAGATAATATGAAAGCTCTTCTTGCAGAAAAGGGATGGATCTTACTGTCAATAGAGATAAGTGAAACACCAACTCGTTCGTATGTTATAGATTTATCAAGAGAAGCGGAATTGAAATATGGTTTGAATTTTGAAAAGGAGGATATTCTAGAAGAAGCTGCTATTAATAAAGTTAAAGAATTAAAAAAACTATTGGAAAAAAATGTAAAAATGGTGTAA
- a CDS encoding GGDEF domain-containing protein has protein sequence MEDKKKFILKVFLIFVVSVFLICIFWYSIIKEININKSNIIKFFMEQQYLKTNEIGDRVQYALKASDEKKVVDDILKKETNSKNNYVFLYSKDGVVFERNDTNTSRYKNKSLKQFFFSLEYNGGENLSYMKRSILSGGSGYDEVIRKGSGGKEIDAWYPFKSGEKLYTLGTAVSKDYLIRATCIDEHRERLIIFSSLITLILIIISCAFLLHIYFATKNILDLEKTIRYKNLHIESFIEKLSGTEESLKKASIRDSLTGVYNMEFFYKILDKINMGIFMPIAVIVVEAFPTSEEVISEAGKVFYGNDIVSRIDYNKFAIIKLNTNREEAFKFMDNVKHKTNYTFIYGISVKEREEGKIIMNVRSAAEKIKLWGGI, from the coding sequence ATGGAAGATAAAAAGAAATTCATACTGAAGGTATTTTTAATATTTGTAGTAAGTGTATTTTTAATCTGTATCTTTTGGTATTCGATTATAAAAGAAATAAATATAAATAAAAGTAATATAATAAAGTTTTTTATGGAACAGCAGTATTTAAAAACCAACGAAATTGGAGATAGAGTACAGTATGCTTTAAAGGCTTCAGATGAGAAAAAGGTTGTAGATGATATTCTTAAAAAGGAGACAAATTCTAAGAACAACTATGTATTTCTATATAGCAAAGATGGAGTTGTTTTTGAAAGAAATGATACTAATACATCGAGATATAAAAATAAAAGCTTAAAGCAGTTCTTTTTTAGTTTAGAGTATAATGGAGGAGAAAATCTTTCTTATATGAAAAGAAGTATTTTAAGTGGTGGAAGTGGCTATGATGAGGTGATAAGAAAAGGCTCGGGTGGTAAGGAAATTGATGCTTGGTACCCCTTTAAATCAGGTGAAAAGTTATATACCTTAGGTACAGCTGTTTCAAAAGATTATCTTATTCGTGCAACCTGTATTGATGAGCATAGAGAAAGACTTATTATATTTTCTAGCTTGATTACTTTAATTTTAATTATAATCTCTTGTGCCTTTCTTCTTCATATATATTTTGCAACCAAAAATATTTTAGATTTAGAAAAAACCATAAGATATAAAAATCTTCATATTGAAAGTTTTATAGAAAAGCTATCAGGAACTGAGGAATCTTTAAAAAAAGCAAGTATAAGAGATTCTTTAACAGGTGTTTACAACATGGAGTTTTTTTATAAAATTTTAGATAAAATAAATATGGGTATATTTATGCCAATAGCTGTTATTGTAGTTGAAGCTTTTCCAACCTCAGAGGAGGTAATTTCTGAAGCTGGAAAAGTTTTTTATGGCAATGATATTGTTTCTAGAATTGATTACAACAAATTCGCAATTATAAAGCTTAATACAAATAGGGAAGAGGCATTTAAGTTTATGGATAACGTTAAGCATAAAACAAACTACACATTCATATATGGAATTTCTGTTAAGGAAAGAGAAGAGGGGAAAATTATCATGAACGTTAGATCTGCAGCAGAAAAAATAAAGCTATGGGGGGGAATTTAA
- a CDS encoding TIGR03111 family XrtG-associated glycosyltransferase, producing MSILLSKTLRELIFWMAWIIIPLIMEIIPAFGGFFILVKKSFNSNREGFIGTLPEITLIIPIYNSEATLKGCIESIYNCSYPTRLIDLILVNNMSSDDSFQVFSQCQKEFCGLSMRYMNSKQGKSKALNMALFNSAGKYIIHIDSDGKLHYDAIKNMIVRFEKNPNIHCMTGAILSDIEGIEKTHKRFLKLIRRCEFFEYAQAFLAGRNFESEINSIYTLSGAFSAFRKSTILKTQLYNSKTVCEDTHITFQVRRLLKKKVYLCENSIFFVDPIENLNKLYTQRQRWQRGEIEVSHMFFKNKMNSPLGFFHNFMIRVVMYDHTFAFPRMIWYFAIIFLFFMNYPVKLVVGSLVIIYMLYVLSTFLFYLNVRIYLKEYKSIREYYKARWGYIFLMPIYNFVVFWIRFAGIINSIKIKSKWKTLTLNDEWTAFLKVIQSDFRMIGKGINKIRRLVND from the coding sequence ATGAGTATACTACTAAGTAAGACCTTAAGGGAATTGATATTTTGGATGGCATGGATTATAATACCACTAATTATGGAGATAATCCCCGCTTTCGGAGGCTTTTTTATATTGGTTAAAAAGAGTTTTAACTCTAATAGAGAAGGCTTCATTGGAACGCTTCCAGAAATAACTTTGATAATACCTATATACAATTCTGAAGCTACCTTAAAGGGATGTATAGAATCTATATATAATTGCAGTTACCCCACAAGACTTATAGACTTAATCCTTGTAAATAACATGAGCAGTGATGACAGCTTTCAGGTTTTTTCTCAATGTCAAAAAGAGTTTTGTGGACTTTCTATGAGGTATATGAATTCAAAGCAGGGAAAGTCAAAAGCTCTTAATATGGCACTTTTTAATAGTGCAGGTAAATATATAATTCATATAGATAGTGATGGAAAACTTCATTATGATGCAATAAAAAACATGATAGTTCGCTTTGAGAAAAATCCGAATATTCACTGTATGACTGGAGCAATTTTAAGTGATATAGAAGGAATAGAAAAAACTCATAAAAGGTTTTTAAAGTTAATAAGGAGATGCGAATTCTTTGAGTATGCTCAGGCATTTTTAGCGGGAAGAAACTTCGAATCAGAGATAAATAGTATATACACTCTTTCTGGTGCGTTTTCAGCCTTTAGAAAGTCTACTATTTTAAAAACACAGCTCTATAACAGCAAAACTGTTTGTGAGGATACGCATATAACCTTTCAGGTGAGAAGGCTTTTAAAAAAGAAGGTGTATCTTTGTGAAAATTCTATATTTTTTGTAGATCCAATAGAGAATTTAAATAAGCTTTATACGCAAAGGCAGAGGTGGCAGAGGGGAGAAATTGAGGTTTCTCATATGTTTTTTAAAAATAAAATGAATTCTCCTTTAGGTTTTTTTCATAATTTTATGATAAGGGTTGTTATGTATGATCATACCTTTGCTTTCCCTAGAATGATATGGTATTTTGCTATAATATTTTTATTTTTTATGAACTACCCAGTGAAGCTTGTTGTAGGATCTCTTGTAATAATATATATGCTCTACGTACTGTCTACATTTTTGTTTTATTTAAATGTGAGGATATATCTTAAGGAATATAAAAGTATAAGAGAATATTATAAAGCTAGATGGGGCTATATATTTTTAATGCCTATTTATAATTTTGTGGTGTTTTGGATACGTTTTGCAGGAATAATTAACAGCATAAAAATTAAGAGTAAGTGGAAAACACTTACTCTTAATGATGAATGGACTGCGTTTTTAAAGGTTATACAATCAGATTTTAGAATGATAGGTAAAGGAATAAATAAAATAAGGCGTTTGGTGAATGATTGA
- the xrtG gene encoding exosortase family protein XrtG — protein MRVLVVSLFIFWIYLLTVLVRAKLHFFKFLIGAVGLFFFMIIFFQKFAVMLLTLWVTVVSGLIGDAVGYFKSFSDYGLIFINTNNCNISMYIDYECSGVIEIFAYMALLWFFPLYNTLEKIMYTVIGALWIFAANILRIVIICSIVHYYGDSTFYFAHTIFGRLIFYILSIILYFHVFTKSHIKRQKVGNVSYEYTTK, from the coding sequence ATGAGGGTGCTTGTAGTCTCTTTATTTATATTTTGGATATATTTATTAACGGTTTTAGTAAGAGCAAAGCTGCATTTTTTTAAGTTTTTAATAGGAGCTGTTGGGCTATTTTTTTTCATGATTATATTTTTTCAAAAATTTGCAGTTATGCTTTTGACGCTTTGGGTAACGGTGGTTTCTGGGCTTATTGGAGATGCTGTAGGGTATTTTAAATCCTTCTCTGACTATGGACTTATATTTATAAATACTAATAACTGCAATATATCTATGTATATAGACTATGAATGTTCTGGAGTTATAGAGATTTTTGCCTACATGGCACTTTTATGGTTTTTTCCACTGTATAATACACTTGAAAAAATAATGTACACAGTTATAGGCGCACTTTGGATTTTTGCTGCAAATATACTTAGAATTGTTATTATATGCAGCATAGTACACTATTATGGAGATAGCACTTTTTATTTCGCACACACTATATTTGGAAGACTTATTTTTTATATTCTTTCTATAATTCTATATTTTCATGTGTTTACAAAATCTCATATAAAAAGGCAAAAGGTAGGTAATGTTTCATATGAGTATACTACTAAGTAA
- a CDS encoding Firmicu-CTERM sorting domain-containing protein, producing MKRILKRFFSLFIAALILLPLSVNAASNGITLDGYFDDWEDKPITYLRYPSVTPEQVHQLREYTDNNYLYLYIKMGTRGGQGLSYYVIECSFNDSNTVQKHLQIAPDRPQTGRVTIFDMDGGYTAVSTDGYIVRGNNSDGKTSDQAEFKIPLSEFRTQGAVGIENVKLRIPDLGDRYAAFQVGSTGPYFSVLICSIIAISGVFMIKRRNNLRAAI from the coding sequence TTGAAAAGAATACTTAAAAGGTTTTTTAGTTTGTTTATAGCTGCCTTGATTTTACTGCCCTTAAGTGTTAATGCTGCATCTAATGGAATAACTTTAGATGGATATTTTGATGATTGGGAGGATAAGCCAATAACTTATTTAAGGTATCCAAGTGTTACACCAGAACAGGTACATCAGCTTAGGGAATATACTGATAACAATTATCTATATTTGTATATAAAAATGGGAACGCGAGGTGGTCAGGGCTTAAGTTATTATGTTATAGAATGTTCCTTTAATGATAGTAATACAGTTCAGAAACATTTGCAGATTGCTCCCGACAGGCCACAAACTGGAAGAGTTACAATCTTTGATATGGATGGAGGTTACACGGCAGTTTCTACAGATGGGTATATTGTGCGTGGAAATAATAGTGATGGAAAGACCAGTGATCAAGCTGAATTTAAAATACCTTTATCAGAATTTAGAACCCAAGGTGCGGTAGGAATTGAAAATGTGAAGCTCAGAATACCAGATTTGGGAGATAGATATGCTGCTTTTCAGGTTGGAAGTACAGGACCGTATTTTAGCGTTTTAATTTGCAGCATAATAGCTATATCAGGTGTATTTATGATTAAAAGAAGAAACAATCTAAGGGCGGCTATATGA